In Prochlorococcus marinus str. MIT 1214, one DNA window encodes the following:
- a CDS encoding DUF1830 domain-containing protein → MVDFSYRNITSSMVILKCIGPDRFFLERAIFPQEVFSSVAPEGSQLEIWGIESYGPNLEQRLRVTAFNKEDSLVA, encoded by the coding sequence ATGGTCGATTTCTCTTATAGAAACATCACTTCTAGCATGGTCATATTGAAATGCATTGGACCGGATAGATTTTTTTTAGAACGAGCTATTTTTCCTCAAGAAGTATTCTCGTCTGTGGCACCAGAAGGTTCGCAATTGGAAATTTGGGGAATAGAGTCATATGGACCAAATTTAGAACAACGACTCCGAGTAACGGCTTTTAATAAAGAAGACTCACTCGTAGCCTAA
- a CDS encoding RNA recognition motif domain-containing protein, whose product MTIYIGNLSFDAEVEDIVGVFSSYGEVTNCKLPLERETGRKRGFAFVDMGDDAQEQKAIDDLQDVEWMGRAIRVTKARPKNN is encoded by the coding sequence ATGACTATTTACATCGGGAATCTCTCGTTTGATGCTGAGGTTGAAGATATTGTTGGTGTTTTTAGCAGTTATGGTGAAGTCACTAATTGTAAGTTGCCATTAGAAAGGGAAACTGGAAGAAAAAGAGGTTTCGCTTTCGTTGACATGGGCGACGATGCTCAAGAACAAAAAGCAATCGATGATCTTCAAGATGTTGAGTGGATGGGCAGGGCTATCAGGGTTACCAAGGCTAGACCAAAAAACAATTAA
- the clpS gene encoding ATP-dependent Clp protease adapter ClpS: MVDSTNQTDGDTAVIDREVQRVRKISPKYKVLLHNDPVNTMDYVVETLRQVVPQLSEQDALNIMLETHNNGVGLVITCDLEPAEFYSESLKAKGLTSTIELES, from the coding sequence ATGGTTGATTCGACAAATCAAACTGATGGAGACACTGCTGTTATTGATCGGGAAGTTCAACGAGTTAGAAAAATATCTCCAAAGTATAAGGTTTTACTTCATAATGATCCAGTTAATACGATGGATTATGTAGTTGAAACTTTAAGGCAGGTCGTTCCACAATTAAGTGAACAGGATGCTTTAAATATTATGCTAGAAACACATAATAATGGTGTCGGACTTGTTATTACTTGTGACTTGGAACCCGCTGAATTTTACTCTGAATCTCTAAAGGCAAAGGGTTTAACAAGTACCATTGAATTAGAAAGCTGA
- a CDS encoding AbrB family transcriptional regulator, which produces MNPPMTLIIYILSGAALGSLMLLSGIPAAPLLGSILAAGCLSISGQFEPAHWPMGTKTLLGIGVGTVIGTGINRDTISELQSLWKPAILITITLIFTGLFLGFLVVRLFGIDPLIALLGSAPGGTLGMSLVGAELGVGAAVAAIHAFRLISVLLITPAVVKYLAPLFRVNVN; this is translated from the coding sequence ATGAATCCTCCAATGACTTTGATCATATACATCCTCAGTGGTGCTGCTCTGGGAAGTTTGATGCTGCTTAGTGGTATTCCGGCTGCTCCTCTTCTAGGTTCTATTTTGGCTGCTGGATGCTTAAGCATAAGTGGGCAATTTGAACCTGCTCATTGGCCTATGGGAACCAAAACTTTGCTTGGAATTGGTGTTGGGACTGTTATTGGCACGGGTATTAATCGAGATACTATTTCAGAGCTGCAATCGCTTTGGAAGCCGGCAATTTTAATCACGATCACTTTGATTTTCACAGGTCTCTTTCTTGGGTTTCTAGTAGTTCGTTTATTTGGAATTGATCCTTTGATAGCCTTGTTAGGCTCTGCTCCAGGGGGAACTCTTGGTATGAGCTTAGTAGGAGCAGAGCTTGGAGTAGGAGCTGCAGTGGCGGCAATTCATGCATTTAGATTGATATCTGTTTTATTAATTACTCCTGCTGTGGTTAAATATTTAGCTCCTTTGTTTCGTGTGAATGTGAATTAG
- a CDS encoding type II CAAX prenyl endopeptidase Rce1 family protein has protein sequence MQWIPTLTLFLFLYPAGWSSSYFFYLFNQDISSNNLSIIAITITYILFLCVLPSWGRVRWRTDNLWVSIGLDFNNKLIALKIFFSGFIFSVFLLVILCLFFILCGWVDKVNYIKFTELLNAILLIVGFVSAEEIVFRGWLMEEMVLLFGLKRGMIFQSAIFSFFHYRPDIGLLHLIPFFTGLFLLGLVLTLRRTIDKGSLWGCIGLHGGLVGIWYLFDSGMLIFSSNTPYFLLGPSKNMVNPIGGIIGIIILLITIVCQRRFFARTGRFLASTVNASVKDEIP, from the coding sequence ATGCAATGGATACCAACACTTACTCTTTTTTTATTTTTATATCCTGCTGGATGGTCTTCAAGTTATTTTTTTTACTTATTTAATCAAGATATTAGTTCCAATAATTTAAGTATAATAGCCATCACAATAACATATATATTGTTCCTATGTGTTCTGCCTAGTTGGGGAAGGGTTAGATGGAGAACTGATAATCTATGGGTATCTATAGGATTAGATTTTAATAATAAATTGATAGCACTAAAAATATTTTTTAGTGGGTTTATTTTTTCTGTTTTCCTTCTAGTTATCCTTTGTTTGTTTTTTATCTTATGCGGTTGGGTGGATAAGGTTAATTATATCAAATTTACTGAATTATTAAACGCAATATTGTTGATAGTGGGTTTTGTTTCTGCTGAGGAGATAGTCTTTCGAGGTTGGTTAATGGAGGAAATGGTCCTGTTGTTTGGATTGAAAAGAGGAATGATTTTTCAATCTGCAATTTTTAGTTTTTTCCATTACAGACCTGATATTGGTTTATTACATTTGATTCCTTTTTTTACTGGACTGTTTCTTTTAGGATTGGTTCTAACTTTAAGACGAACTATTGATAAAGGGTCGTTGTGGGGATGTATTGGTTTGCATGGTGGATTGGTTGGTATTTGGTATCTTTTTGATTCGGGAATGCTTATTTTTTCTAGTAATACTCCTTATTTTTTATTAGGACCTAGCAAAAATATGGTGAATCCCATTGGTGGCATTATTGGGATAATAATTTTATTAATTACGATAGTTTGTCAACGAAGGTTTTTTGCAAGAACGGGACGATTTTTAGCCTCAACAGTTAATGCATCTGTTAAAGATGAAATCCCATAA
- the ureC gene encoding urease subunit alpha — MPFKISRQAYAETYGPTKGDRIRLADTDLILEVEQDHTHYGDEVKFGGGKVIRDGMGQSQQSRDNGVVDTVITNALILDWWGIVKADIGIKDGKISGIGKAGNPDTQEGVNIIVGASTEAIAGEGSIITAGAIDSHIHFICPQQIETALASGVTTMLGGGTGPATGTNATTCTPGAFHISRMLQSAEGFPVNLGFFGKGNATNKAALEEQVRAGACGLKLHEDWGTTPACIDSCLSVADQLDVQVCIHTDTLNEAGFVEDTIKAIRGRTIHTFHTEGAGGGHAPDIIKICGESNVIPSSTNPTRPFTLNTLEEHLDMLMVCHHLDPKIPEDVAFAESRIRRETIAAEDILHDLGAFSIIASDSQAMGRVGEVISRTFQTAHKMKVQRGALPEDNQRNDNHRLKRYISKVTINPAIAHGISAHVGSVEVGKLADLVLWKPGFFGIKPDLVVKGGCIAWAQMGDANASIPTPQPVHGRPMFSSFGKAINPTCLTFLSESAIDAGVPERLKLERSYAPVKDTRKISKQSMKLNDARPKIEVDPQTYEVFANGELLTCEPAESLPLAQRYLLL; from the coding sequence ATGCCTTTCAAAATTTCTCGCCAAGCCTATGCAGAGACTTATGGTCCGACAAAAGGGGATCGCATTAGACTTGCAGATACGGACTTAATACTCGAAGTTGAACAGGATCATACTCACTATGGAGACGAAGTTAAATTCGGTGGAGGAAAAGTTATTCGTGATGGGATGGGACAATCACAACAAAGTAGAGACAATGGGGTAGTAGATACAGTTATCACAAATGCGCTAATTTTGGATTGGTGGGGAATTGTTAAAGCTGATATTGGCATCAAAGACGGAAAAATCTCAGGTATTGGAAAAGCTGGAAATCCGGATACTCAAGAAGGTGTCAACATTATTGTAGGCGCCAGTACAGAAGCAATCGCAGGAGAAGGAAGCATTATTACTGCAGGAGCTATTGATAGTCACATTCACTTTATCTGTCCGCAACAAATAGAAACTGCTTTAGCTAGTGGGGTTACCACAATGCTCGGAGGAGGGACAGGCCCAGCAACAGGTACTAATGCAACGACATGTACACCTGGAGCATTTCACATCTCAAGAATGCTGCAATCTGCAGAGGGATTTCCTGTTAATTTGGGATTCTTTGGAAAAGGCAATGCAACTAACAAAGCAGCATTAGAAGAACAAGTAAGAGCAGGTGCTTGTGGGTTAAAACTGCATGAAGACTGGGGAACAACACCGGCCTGTATTGATTCCTGCCTAAGTGTTGCAGATCAACTAGACGTACAAGTTTGTATTCATACAGATACCCTAAATGAAGCTGGTTTTGTTGAAGATACAATTAAGGCAATAAGAGGGAGAACAATTCATACCTTCCATACAGAAGGAGCTGGAGGTGGTCACGCTCCCGACATTATCAAAATTTGTGGAGAATCAAATGTGATTCCCAGCAGTACAAATCCAACTAGGCCTTTCACTCTAAATACTCTTGAAGAGCATTTAGACATGTTGATGGTTTGTCATCATTTAGATCCCAAAATTCCAGAGGATGTTGCATTTGCTGAGTCAAGAATACGTCGTGAAACTATTGCTGCTGAGGACATACTCCACGACTTAGGAGCCTTTTCTATTATTGCTAGTGACTCCCAGGCTATGGGTAGAGTTGGGGAGGTGATTAGCCGGACTTTTCAAACTGCTCATAAAATGAAAGTTCAAAGAGGAGCCTTACCTGAGGATAATCAAAGGAATGATAATCATCGTCTGAAAAGATATATCTCAAAGGTCACTATTAATCCTGCGATAGCTCATGGAATCAGTGCTCATGTTGGTTCGGTAGAAGTTGGAAAACTAGCAGACTTAGTACTTTGGAAGCCAGGTTTTTTTGGAATTAAACCTGACTTAGTAGTCAAAGGAGGATGTATCGCATGGGCTCAAATGGGAGATGCAAATGCCTCAATTCCTACTCCACAACCAGTTCATGGTCGTCCAATGTTTTCTTCCTTTGGAAAGGCAATAAATCCTACATGTCTGACTTTCTTAAGCGAGAGTGCAATAGACGCTGGTGTCCCTGAACGACTCAAATTGGAACGTTCTTATGCTCCCGTTAAAGACACAAGAAAAATATCTAAACAATCAATGAAACTTAATGATGCAAGACCAAAAATCGAAGTAGACCCCCAAACATATGAAGTTTTTGCAAACGGAGAGCTATTGACTTGTGAACCTGCTGAATCACTACCACTTGCACAAAGATATCTATTACTTTAG
- a CDS encoding porin: MKFFQRLLVAPAALGLMAPVAVNADTAFSSTTSLSGGAVFTIGSVADGGTTDTEEELYMQYGYGLDVTSSFTGEDMLYMGMETGNASGPLASMDSSVGGTGAITLHSLYYAFPVGDLSVTAGPLVDQDDVVAATTSAYSDAFRLGSMPYSLAGNETGPGVGVAYSNDNGVVASVSFVSVGGADSTVGIGADDGDDVSTFTLGYDGDGFGGGLVIASNDGEGGTTGYDTFGGGIYYSPESVPATISVAYDTTDPETGADATDLFVGVDYEVGPGTLSAAYNSTDIDGSDSEDSTGFEVSYSYGLNDYVSVTAGFFTVEDTSTGDDDTGVVAETYFSF, translated from the coding sequence ATGAAGTTTTTTCAGCGTTTGCTGGTAGCTCCTGCTGCATTGGGCCTAATGGCTCCAGTTGCAGTTAATGCAGATACTGCATTTTCATCAACCACATCTCTTTCTGGTGGTGCTGTTTTTACTATCGGTTCTGTTGCCGATGGAGGAACAACTGATACGGAAGAAGAACTCTATATGCAATATGGATATGGACTTGACGTAACTTCCAGTTTTACTGGTGAAGACATGCTCTACATGGGTATGGAAACTGGTAATGCTAGTGGACCATTAGCAAGCATGGATAGCTCAGTTGGTGGCACTGGTGCTATTACATTGCATTCTTTATATTATGCTTTCCCTGTTGGCGATCTTTCAGTAACTGCTGGTCCTTTGGTTGATCAGGATGATGTTGTTGCTGCAACAACATCTGCTTATTCAGATGCTTTCAGACTAGGCAGCATGCCTTATTCTTTGGCTGGTAACGAAACTGGGCCTGGAGTTGGTGTTGCTTACTCTAACGACAATGGCGTAGTTGCTTCTGTTAGCTTCGTTTCTGTTGGTGGTGCTGATTCCACAGTAGGTATCGGAGCTGATGATGGTGATGATGTTTCAACTTTCACTCTTGGCTATGACGGCGACGGCTTTGGTGGCGGTCTTGTAATCGCTTCTAACGACGGTGAAGGCGGAACAACTGGATACGACACATTCGGTGGTGGTATCTATTACAGTCCTGAATCAGTTCCTGCAACAATCAGCGTTGCTTACGACACAACAGATCCAGAAACAGGTGCTGATGCAACTGACTTGTTCGTTGGTGTTGACTACGAAGTAGGACCTGGAACACTAAGTGCTGCCTACAATTCGACTGATATTGATGGCAGTGATTCTGAAGATTCAACAGGATTTGAAGTTTCTTACAGCTATGGACTTAATGACTATGTATCTGTCACAGCTGGATTCTTCACTGTAGAAGATACAAGTACTGGTGATGACGACACTGGTGTAGTTGCTGAAACTTATTTCAGCTTCTAA
- the rpsU gene encoding 30S ribosomal protein S21 has protein sequence MTQVTVGENEGIESALRRFKRQVSKAGIFGELKRLRHHETPVEKYKRKLQQRRRSRRR, from the coding sequence TTGACTCAAGTAACTGTTGGAGAAAACGAAGGCATTGAATCAGCACTTCGCCGTTTTAAGCGTCAAGTTTCCAAAGCTGGCATCTTTGGAGAATTAAAGCGCCTGCGTCATCATGAAACTCCTGTTGAAAAATATAAGAGAAAATTACAACAAAGACGCAGAAGCAGAAGAAGGTAA
- a CDS encoding urease subunit beta encodes MSYLIPGELIPEDGFIELNKGRETTTLKVANTSDRPIQIGSHYHFFESNKGLEFDRKKSLGKRLDIPAGTAIRFEPGDQREVNLVPYAGDRKIFGFNGLINNSLQQ; translated from the coding sequence ATGTCCTATTTAATTCCTGGAGAACTTATTCCCGAAGATGGTTTTATTGAACTAAACAAAGGAAGAGAAACCACAACTCTAAAAGTCGCTAACACCTCTGATCGACCTATACAAATTGGCTCTCATTATCATTTCTTTGAGTCCAATAAAGGTCTAGAATTTGATCGCAAAAAATCTCTCGGGAAAAGGTTAGACATCCCAGCCGGTACTGCTATCAGATTTGAGCCAGGTGACCAAAGAGAAGTTAATCTTGTTCCTTATGCTGGAGACCGTAAAATTTTTGGGTTCAACGGACTTATAAACAATTCACTTCAACAATAA
- a CDS encoding photosystem II high light acclimation radical SAM protein yields the protein MKANLTSEIKLLGPKSKVKVLYIRLPCNPIFPIGPIYLADHVHKCFPEIQQLIVDLASLPILDVERILINNIESFKPTLLVFSWRDIQIYAPVDGRGGNPLQNSFEVFYARNPLKKIRGALGGFQLLRSHYGEIWRNQRLIRKGLQYAKKYNPSASAILGGGAVSVFYNQLKKSLPKGTIISLGEGELLIEKLIKKEPITDERCFVVGESPRDELIHEKPNNVIKTACNYNYIQSIWPEFKWYLDGGDFYIGVQTKRGCPHNCCYCIYTVIEGKKVRINPVNEVIKEIKQLYNLGVRGFWFTDAQFIPSRGHIQNAKDILQAIFDEGLHDIHWAAYIRADNLDEELTELMVQTGMSYFEIGITSGSQELVRKMKMGYNLKTVLKNCELLAKAGFKAQVSVNYSFNVIDERPETIRQTVAYHRELEKIFGADIVEPSIFFIGLQPHTLLEKYGLKKGLLKPGYNPMSLMPWTARKLLWNPEPMGKEFGRVCLEAFDTNPNDFGRTVMNLLERDYGISSLTDALTVEAKNRPVLAKNLR from the coding sequence ATGAAAGCAAATTTGACTTCTGAAATAAAACTTCTTGGGCCTAAATCAAAGGTTAAAGTCTTGTATATCAGACTGCCTTGCAACCCAATTTTCCCAATTGGACCGATTTATTTAGCTGATCATGTTCATAAATGCTTCCCAGAAATTCAACAATTAATTGTAGATTTAGCTTCCTTACCGATCTTAGATGTCGAGAGAATTTTAATAAACAATATAGAAAGTTTTAAACCCACACTACTAGTTTTTTCATGGAGAGATATACAAATTTATGCCCCTGTAGATGGTAGAGGAGGAAATCCATTACAAAATTCATTTGAAGTTTTTTATGCTCGCAATCCTCTCAAAAAAATTCGAGGTGCTTTAGGTGGTTTTCAACTACTAAGAAGTCATTATGGCGAAATATGGAGAAACCAAAGATTAATTAGAAAGGGATTACAATATGCAAAGAAATATAATCCAAGTGCATCAGCCATATTGGGAGGTGGTGCTGTTAGTGTTTTTTATAATCAATTAAAAAAATCACTTCCAAAAGGTACTATTATTTCCTTAGGGGAAGGAGAGCTGTTAATAGAAAAATTAATAAAAAAGGAACCTATTACTGATGAAAGATGTTTTGTGGTTGGTGAATCTCCCAGAGATGAACTAATTCATGAAAAACCAAATAATGTAATTAAAACTGCATGCAATTATAATTACATTCAATCTATCTGGCCTGAATTCAAATGGTATTTAGATGGTGGAGACTTCTATATTGGAGTACAAACCAAGAGAGGTTGTCCACATAACTGTTGTTACTGTATTTATACTGTCATTGAAGGCAAGAAAGTAAGAATCAACCCAGTAAATGAAGTTATTAAAGAAATCAAACAATTATACAATCTTGGCGTTCGGGGATTTTGGTTTACGGATGCCCAATTCATCCCTTCTAGAGGACATATTCAGAATGCTAAGGATATTCTGCAAGCTATCTTTGATGAAGGATTGCATGACATTCATTGGGCAGCATACATACGAGCTGACAATTTAGATGAAGAGTTAACTGAGTTAATGGTTCAAACAGGTATGAGCTATTTCGAAATTGGAATAACTTCTGGCTCCCAAGAACTTGTCCGAAAAATGAAAATGGGATACAACTTAAAAACAGTTCTGAAAAACTGTGAACTTCTAGCCAAAGCAGGATTTAAAGCTCAGGTTTCAGTAAACTACTCATTCAATGTCATAGATGAGCGTCCAGAGACAATAAGACAAACCGTTGCTTACCATAGAGAATTAGAGAAGATTTTTGGTGCTGATATTGTTGAACCTTCTATATTTTTCATAGGACTCCAACCTCATACTCTGCTAGAAAAATATGGACTAAAAAAAGGTTTATTAAAACCTGGTTATAACCCTATGAGTTTAATGCCTTGGACAGCCAGAAAACTCCTATGGAATCCTGAGCCTATGGGGAAGGAATTTGGAAGGGTATGTTTAGAAGCCTTTGATACAAATCCAAATGATTTCGGTAGAACAGTTATGAACTTATTAGAAAGAGATTATGGGATTTCATCTTTAACAGATGCATTAACTGTTGAGGCTAAAAATCGTCCCGTTCTTGCAAAAAACCTTCGTTGA
- a CDS encoding LL-diaminopimelate aminotransferase, which produces MVQVNANYLKLKAGYLFPEISRRIKDFSTKNPNADLIRLGIGDVTEPLPLACREAMKAAIEEMGTRDGFRGYGPEQGYQWLRESIAENDYVSRGCEISAEEIFVSDGSKCDSSNILDILGKENKIAVTDPVYPVYVDTNVMTGRTGESNFAGEYKGLSYIPINSENGFEAPIPEDRFDLIYLCFPNNPTGAVATRDQLVSWVKYAKENNSLILFDAAYEAFIKDDSIPHSIFEIEGSRDCAIEFRSFSKNAGFTGTRCAFTVIPKSLKGKAGGEEVDLWSLWNRRQSTKFNGVSYVVQRGAEAVYSKEGKIQIKKLVSFYMDNAQIIKANLTSAGFEVYGAINAPYAWIKTPKNMNSWDFFDFLLEKANVVGTPGSGFGAAGEGYFRLSAFNSRENVEKAMQRIVKL; this is translated from the coding sequence GTGGTACAAGTTAATGCTAATTACCTGAAATTAAAAGCAGGCTATCTTTTTCCAGAAATTTCTAGAAGAATTAAAGATTTTAGCACTAAGAATCCTAATGCTGATTTGATCCGCCTAGGAATTGGTGATGTTACTGAACCTCTGCCTTTAGCTTGTCGTGAAGCCATGAAAGCGGCCATTGAGGAGATGGGAACTCGAGATGGCTTTAGGGGCTATGGCCCAGAACAGGGGTATCAGTGGCTGCGAGAAAGCATTGCTGAAAATGATTATGTTTCTCGTGGTTGTGAAATATCAGCGGAAGAAATCTTTGTTTCAGATGGCTCCAAATGCGATAGCAGTAATATTTTAGATATTCTTGGGAAGGAAAATAAGATAGCTGTAACTGATCCTGTATATCCTGTATATGTCGACACGAATGTGATGACAGGTAGGACAGGAGAATCTAACTTTGCAGGGGAATATAAAGGTTTAAGTTATATTCCAATTAATTCAGAGAATGGATTTGAGGCGCCAATTCCAGAAGATAGATTTGATTTAATTTATCTGTGCTTTCCTAATAATCCCACTGGTGCAGTAGCAACTAGAGATCAATTAGTTTCTTGGGTGAAATATGCAAAAGAAAATAATTCTTTGATTCTTTTTGATGCTGCTTATGAAGCTTTCATCAAAGATGACTCGATCCCTCATTCGATTTTTGAAATTGAGGGATCTAGAGATTGTGCAATTGAGTTTCGATCTTTTTCAAAAAATGCCGGCTTCACTGGCACAAGATGTGCTTTTACAGTTATTCCCAAATCTTTAAAAGGTAAAGCAGGCGGAGAAGAAGTTGATTTGTGGTCTTTATGGAATCGTCGACAAAGCACTAAATTCAATGGCGTAAGTTATGTTGTTCAGAGAGGGGCGGAAGCTGTTTACTCCAAAGAAGGGAAAATACAAATCAAAAAATTAGTAAGTTTTTATATGGATAATGCCCAAATAATTAAAGCAAATTTGACTTCTGCGGGATTTGAAGTTTATGGAGCAATCAATGCCCCTTATGCATGGATAAAAACACCGAAAAACATGAACTCATGGGATTTCTTTGATTTCTTGCTTGAAAAAGCAAATGTAGTGGGCACACCAGGAAGTGGATTTGGGGCTGCGGGAGAAGGTTATTTTCGATTGTCTGCTTTTAATAGCAGAGAAAATGTCGAAAAAGCTATGCAAAGGATCGTAAAACTTTAA
- a CDS encoding urease subunit gamma gives MYLSPQEKDKLLVVTAALLAERRLNRGLKLNHPEAVAWLSFQVLEGARDGKSVSTLMNEGTTWLTKEQVMEGVPELIQEVQIEAVFPDGTKLVTLHNPIS, from the coding sequence ATGTACTTAAGCCCTCAAGAAAAAGACAAATTACTGGTAGTCACTGCTGCTCTTTTGGCAGAGCGAAGATTAAATAGAGGTTTGAAATTAAATCATCCTGAAGCCGTCGCTTGGCTTAGCTTTCAAGTACTTGAAGGTGCCAGAGATGGGAAGAGTGTCTCAACCTTAATGAACGAGGGAACCACATGGTTAACAAAAGAACAAGTCATGGAAGGCGTGCCAGAGCTCATCCAAGAAGTTCAAATAGAAGCTGTTTTTCCAGATGGAACGAAGCTAGTAACACTTCACAATCCAATTAGCTAA
- a CDS encoding Rne/Rng family ribonuclease: MPQQIIIAEHLRIAALLTDERIDELIVAQGSYQIGDIFLGTVENVLPGIDAAFVNIGESEKNGFIHVNDLGPLRLKNTTAGITELLEPRQKVLVQVMKEPTGSKGPRLTGNIALPGRYLVLQPYGQGVNISRRINKESERNRLRALGVLVKPPSTGLLIRTEAEDISEEFLIDDLENLLKQWELIQQASESCSPPILLNRDEDFIHRILRDHTGQNVTQIVVDNTEAIDRVKSFIGKDSKELAIELHCDSKNILEKYRVISSINEALKPRVDLPSGGYIIIEPTEALTVIDVNSGSFTRSANSRETVLWTNCEAAIEIARQLKLRNIGGVIIIDFIDMDTKRDQLQLLEHFTSAINGDSARPQIASLTELGLVELTRKRQGQNIYELFGKTSPNSQVDGRIQNITIQDINLTSSPEAGVINSSSIAGEDLQSIQENNTKKKRINKGKEIETNLINEDHKQATNTLMPTSSDIIRDDISLDNNKKKENTILNIKMNSNEELVYSLMGLDPILLLEQTPISENYTVNIIRPGEETGVEEKNNILEKTEQSTFNNSNVKRQKNNKDLIRLKTDSSSQQKSTNSKEEEKINIELDQHTNELIGADNLSVNDNNELISTESQEVNEDPRRKRRRSSASS; this comes from the coding sequence ATGCCCCAGCAAATTATTATTGCTGAGCATTTGCGGATTGCCGCTCTGCTCACGGATGAAAGAATAGATGAATTAATCGTAGCTCAAGGTAGCTACCAAATCGGAGATATTTTCTTAGGAACCGTTGAAAATGTTCTTCCAGGGATTGATGCTGCTTTTGTCAATATTGGAGAAAGTGAAAAAAATGGTTTTATTCATGTCAATGATTTAGGTCCCCTTAGATTAAAAAACACAACTGCAGGAATAACAGAGTTACTCGAACCAAGGCAAAAGGTATTGGTTCAAGTAATGAAAGAGCCCACTGGGTCAAAAGGACCAAGATTAACTGGAAATATAGCTCTTCCTGGTAGATATTTAGTACTCCAACCTTATGGACAAGGTGTAAATATTTCGAGAAGAATAAACAAAGAAAGTGAAAGAAATCGTCTTAGAGCATTAGGAGTACTAGTCAAGCCCCCAAGTACTGGTCTTTTAATCAGAACAGAAGCAGAGGATATTTCTGAAGAATTTTTAATTGATGATCTTGAAAATCTTCTCAAACAATGGGAGCTTATTCAACAAGCATCTGAGAGTTGTAGTCCGCCAATTCTCTTAAATAGAGATGAAGACTTTATTCATAGAATTCTGAGAGATCATACAGGTCAAAACGTTACTCAGATTGTTGTAGATAATACGGAAGCGATTGATCGTGTTAAAAGTTTTATTGGCAAAGATAGTAAAGAACTAGCAATAGAATTACATTGCGATTCTAAAAATATCTTAGAAAAATATAGAGTCATATCTTCAATTAATGAAGCATTAAAGCCCAGAGTAGATCTTCCCTCTGGTGGATATATAATAATAGAGCCAACAGAAGCATTGACAGTTATTGATGTCAACTCAGGCTCGTTTACACGATCTGCGAATTCCAGAGAAACAGTTTTATGGACTAATTGTGAAGCAGCTATTGAGATAGCAAGACAATTAAAATTAAGGAATATAGGTGGAGTAATCATCATTGATTTTATAGATATGGATACAAAAAGAGACCAACTTCAATTATTAGAACATTTCACATCTGCTATTAATGGAGACTCAGCGCGGCCACAAATAGCTTCACTTACAGAACTTGGACTTGTTGAGCTTACAAGAAAAAGACAAGGTCAAAATATATATGAATTATTTGGGAAAACTTCTCCCAACTCCCAAGTAGATGGTCGTATTCAAAACATTACTATTCAAGATATTAATTTAACAAGCTCGCCAGAAGCTGGTGTCATAAATTCATCTTCAATCGCAGGTGAAGATTTACAATCTATACAAGAAAATAATACCAAAAAGAAGCGTATTAATAAAGGGAAAGAGATAGAAACAAACTTAATAAATGAAGATCATAAACAAGCAACTAATACTTTAATGCCTACATCCTCAGATATAATTAGAGACGATATTAGTTTAGACAATAATAAAAAGAAAGAGAATACTATCCTAAATATAAAGATGAATAGCAATGAAGAGCTAGTTTATAGTTTGATGGGTTTAGATCCTATCCTTCTTTTAGAACAGACCCCAATATCTGAAAACTATACTGTTAACATTATTAGACCTGGGGAAGAGACAGGAGTAGAAGAAAAAAATAACATACTTGAGAAAACTGAACAAAGCACATTTAATAATTCCAATGTCAAGCGTCAAAAAAATAATAAGGATCTTATTCGTCTCAAGACAGATAGCTCTAGTCAACAAAAATCAACTAATTCTAAAGAAGAAGAGAAAATCAATATAGAGTTAGATCAACATACTAATGAATTAATTGGTGCTGATAATCTTTCAGTAAATGATAACAATGAATTAATTTCCACGGAATCACAAGAGGTCAATGAGGATCCAAGACGAAAAAGAAGGAGATCTTCAGCTTCTTCTTAA